The Candidatus Binatia bacterium genomic interval GAGCGAACGATTGCGACCGTCGCGGTCGGCTCGTCGCCGAACGGCATCGCCTTGACGCCCGACGGCACGACGCTCTGGGTCGCCAACGCCGACGACGGAACGATCCAACCGATCGATACGCGCACGCTGAAAGCGGGCGCGCCGATCCGCGTCGGAGCGCGCCCCCGCGCCATCGCGATCGCGCCCGACGGCGCGACGCTCTACGTCAGCAACTCGTACTCGAACGACGTCACGCCGGTCGACCTGCGCTCGAACGCGGCGCAGACGCCGATTCCCGCCGGCGAGCGCCCCGCCGGGCTCGCGCTCACGCGCGACGGTAAACGCCTCTACGTCGTCGACAGCGCGTCGAACGACGTGCTGCCGATCGATCTCGGGGCCACGCCGCATCCGCTCGCCCCGATCCCGGTCGGCGTCTATCCGATGGAGATCGCGATCGCCCCCGACCGCCCGCTTGCGTACGTCACGAACTACGCGAACTCGACCGTGACGCCGATCAATTTAGCGGCCGGGATCGCGCGCCCGCCGATCGAGGTCGGCGGCGCGCCCTACGGCGTCGCGTTCACCTCCGACGGACGAAGCGCGATCGTCGTCTCGCATCGCGACAATGCCGCGGTCATCGTGGATATCAGTCTGCAGCGCGCGAGCGCGCCGATCCTATTGGGGAACGGGCCCTATACGGTAGCGGCGCCCTAAGTCGCGGCGTCGAGCTGCGGAATCGCGTCTCCGTCGAGAAACGCGCGCAGTTCGCGGGGCGAGAACTGCAGGCCCGCCCAAAATGTTCCGAAATCTCCGTAGCGCGCGCTCGCTTCGTCGAAGCGCATCTCGTAGATCAACTTCTTGAAGACGAGCGGATCGTCGGCGTAGAGATCCACGCCCCACTCGAAGTCGTCGAATCCGACCGAGCCCGAGATCACCTGCGTCACGCGGCCATGGTAGGAACGGCCGACCGCGCCGTGCTCGCTCATCATCTTCGCGCGCGCCTCGAAGCCGAGGATGTACCAGTTCTGCACTTCGCCGCGGCGCTTGCTCATCGGATAGAAGCACTGATAGCGGCGGGCCGGAATCTTCGCCCAAAGGCGCGGCGCGATGTACTGGCTCTCGGCCTGCTTGCGGATCAGCTCGTCGAACGCGGCGATCCACTCCGGCGACTGCGGTGCCAGCTCGCGCTGACTCAACTCCGCGTGAATCTTGCCGGTCGCATCGTAGAGGCCGAGCTCGAGCACCGAGACGTAGGAGCCGAGCGGCGTGAGAAAATCGCGCAACTCGAGCTTATCCACCAAGGTCTGCGCGTACGCCAAGCCGTCGAAACTGCGCGCGTAGTGCGTGAGCATGAGATCGCCCTTGTGGCCGACGACCTGCGTCAGGCCGACGTCGCCGTCGTCGTTGCCTTTGAGATGGTCGACGAGATCGGCGGCGTGCCCGGCGTACTTATCGCGCCGTTTCTCGGGCAGCGCGTCCCACGCACGGCGATCGAAACCGAAGATTCGGTGGAGAATCCACCATCCTTCAAGCGATTCGGGGACGTTGGGGTCGCGCATCTCTGTGTACGGGTCGCCTTTACGAGATCATTTGCGGGATAGTGCTCTGGCGCGCTTCACCTCGGCGATGACTTCGGCCTCCAGCCTGTCGGGATGCTCGCGATATTTCGCCCAGAGCGGCGGGGTGTGCGCGATGTCGTTGAGGACGCGCGCGTAGACGGCGTTGACGGGGGTGGGAACGCGCAGCTCGAGACCCGCGGCCGCGACCGCGCCGTTGAGCACGGCGACCTCGGTCTGCGGGTTGGCTCGACGCAGGTCGAGCAGCAGCGACGGCGGCTTCGTCCCGCGCGCGCCGGCGATCGAGTGCGCCAAGAGCGTGCGGGAGAGGGCGCTCGGCAGCGCGGCGACGCGGAAGAGCGCGCGCACCGGATAGCGTGGCAGATCGATCGGCTCGACGTGCAGCGCCTGCATCACCGCGCGCACCTCGCGGATCATCCGAATCTCGAGCGTGAAGATCTTCTCGAAGTGCACGAACCGGTTCGGCAGCACGTTGAGGATGGCGCAGCTCGCGTTGGCGACGACGTTGAGCGCGAGCTTGCTCCACTTGAGCGCGCGCCAATCCTCGACGACCTTCACCGCCAAACCCGTTCCCGCGAAGGTGGCGCTCAGCCAGTTGTATGCGTTCGACCCGACCGGCGCGAGCGCGAGGCCGCCCTCTTTCGCGGGACGCGCGTTGCCGTCGCGGTCGCGATCCACGGGCGTCGTGAGCGCCGCGGCGACGACGTTCTCGGCGCCGAAGGCCGCCGCCAGGCGTTCCTCGTTGCCGACGCCGTTCTGCGGCGAGACGAAGACGCACTTCTCGGGAAAGCGGATCGCCTTGCGCAGCGTCTCGATCGCGCCCCCGGTGTCGTACGCCTTCGTCGCGACGATCGCGACGTCCGCATCGTAGGGACTCACGTCGCCGAGCGCGCGCGGCGCGTACGCGACGTCCACGCCGATGCCGCGCAGCAGATCGCCGAGATACGTCCCGACGGCGCCCTTGCCGACGATGTAGACGTTCACGCGGAGCCGCCCGTCGAACCAAAACCGCCGTCGCCGCGAGCGGTCGGCGGCAGTTCCTCGACGAGGTCGAAGGCCGCTCGTTCGACGGGCGCGACGATCATCTGCGCGATGCGATCGCCTCGCCGAATGACAAAGGGCTCCGCTCCGAGGTTCGCGAGCAAGACCGCGATCTCGCCGCGGTAATCGGCGTCGATCGTGCCGGGCGAGTTGAGACACGTAACGCCGTTGCGGGCGGCGAGCCCGCTTCTCGGGCGCACCTGCGCTTCGTAACCGGACGGAAGCGCGATCGAGAAGCCCGTCGGCACGAGCGCGCGCGCGCCGGGTAAGAGCGTCAACTGTTCGCGCACCGCCGCGCAGAGATCCGCGCCGGCGGCGCGTTCGCTCATGTAATCGGGAAGCGGCAATCCTTCACCGTGCGGCAGGCGTCGGATCGCAACGCGCACGCTCTCCATCAGCGGTGCACCACTAAAGCTGTGCCAGCTCTTCTCGGAAGCTTTCGATATCCCGGAACGAACGGTAGACGCTGGCAAAGCGAATGTAGGCGACCGGATCGAGCGCGCGCAGCGCCTCCATCAACTTCTCTCCCACCAACGCCGACTGGACTTCGCTCTCGCCGCGCGCGAAGAGTTCGCGCTCGAGGTCGGCGGCGACGGCCTCCATCTTGGCCTCGGAAATCGGGCGCTTCTCGCACGCCTTACGCAGCCCGGCGAGGATCTTATCGCGGCTGAATTGCTCGCGGCGCCCGTCCTTCTTGACGACGAAGAGGCGCGGCACTTCCATCCGTTCGTAGGTCGTGAAGCGATGCTTGCAGCGCGGGTCCAAACATTCGCGCCGACGGCGAACGACGGTCTCGTCGTCGCGCGAGTCGACGACGCGAGTCTCGCTCTTTCGACAAGTCGGGCAAGTCAGCGGTAAATCACTCCCCCACGGCATATCTTGTGGGTGAGCGTATTATACGTCACTATGGGTAGATAACGCAAAAAGTCCCAACGTGACGTGCACGTTGGGACCCTCGGCGGTCCAGGCGCGCGGTCGTTTAGGCTGCGCCGATCTTAAACATCTTGGTGCCGCAGACCGGGCACTTGCCTTCCACTGCCGGCCTGCCGTTTTTCATCGTGATCTGGACCGCGTCTTTGATCTCGCGCTTGGCCTTGCACTTGACGCAATACGCTTCTGCTGCCAACTCTGGTACCTCCGTTTGCGGCCAGGCTATTCCGTTGGGCGCCGACGATTCCCGCTTTGCTAGCGCGGCCGGCCGAAGACGTGATGGAGGCGGCGTGACCGAGCCGGCCTACGAGACCCGGGAGAGGATCGCCGCGGCGCGCGCCGGGCGAGGCTTCGAGGCCGCCGCGCCGGGCCTCTGGTGCGCCGGCTCCCTCGCCGGCCTCGCCCTCCCGTGCGTGGCGATCGTGGGGACCCGGGCGGCGACCCCGTACGGCCGCCGGATCGCGCAGGACTTTGCCGCGGGCCTCGGGCGGGCCGGCTGCTGCATCCTCTCGGGCCTGGCGCTCGGAATCGACGCCGCGGCGCACGAGGGCGCGCTGAGCGCCGGGGCGCCGACGATCGGCATCCTCGGGAGCGGGCATCGGCGCCTCTTTCCACCCCGCAACCGCCCATTGGCCGAGCGCATCCTCGCGGCCGGCGGGGCCGTGCTCTCGCCCTACCCGCCCGACGAAGAGGCCCGCCCGTGGCAGTTCCTCGAGCGTAACGGCATCGTCGCGGCGCTCGCCGACGCGCTGCTCGTCGTCGAGGCCCCGGCGCGCAGCGGCGCCCTGAACACCGCGAGTTGGGCCGCCGGCCGGATTCCCGTCCTCGCCGTTCCCGGCGACGTCGACCGCCGGCACGTCGCCGGCTGCCTCGCTCTCATCCGCGACGGCGCGACGCTGGCGCGGTCGGCAGGCGACGTGCTCGAGGCGTTGGGGACGCTCACGCTGCTTCCGGCGCCCGCGGCCGGCGCGCCGCCGAGCGATCCCGCCTCCGCTGCGGTGCTCGACGCACTCGATGCGGGGCGCTGCACGTTCGACGAGATCGTTGCGGCGAGCGCCATCGCTGCGCCCGCCGCGCTCGCCGCGCTGACGTCGCTCGAACTCGACGGCGTCATCGAGTTCCGCGGTGCGGCGAGTTACGCGCGGGTCGCGAGTAGATAACGCGGCGAAGAGCAACGGCGATGAGTCAACGCGCGACCGGCGCGGCGCCGATCGACGACGCGCTCCACGCCTTTGCCTCCGCAGCGAGCGATGCCGCCGCGGCAAAGTACGGCGTGCCCGCGCCGGCGGTCGCGTTCGAGGCGCCCCGCCGACCCGAGTTCGGGGACTTCGCGACAAACGTCGCGTTCACGCTGGCGAAGACGGCGCGGCGATCGCCGCAAGACGTCGCCGCCGATCTCGCCGGCGATCTCCGCACGCGCGCGCCCGAGTTGGAACGGTTATTTAGCAGCATCGAGCCCGTCGCCGGATTCATCAACCTCCGGATGGCGCCGCCGGTCTGGCACGCGATCGCCGCGCGAATCCTCGCCGAAGGCGATCGTTACGGCGAAGCGCCGAGCAAGAACGAGCGCATCTCGCTGGAGTTCGGAAGCGCCAATCCCACCGGTCCGCTCGTCGTCGTGCAGGGACGCTCGATGTCGATCGGGGCGACGCTGGCGAACGCGATGCGTTTCTGCGGCTACGACGTCTTCGTCGAGTGGATCATCAACGACGCCGGCGGTCAGCTCGACGCGCTCGGCCGTTCGATCTACGCGCGCTACCGCCAGCTCTTCGACGCCGGGTACGCGCTGCCCGAAGACGGCTATCCCGGCGAGTATCTGATCCCGATCGCGCGGCAGATTCGCGAGCGGGACGGCGAACGCTGGATCGCGGCGGCGGAAGGCGATTGGCTGCCGTACTTCTCGAAGTTCGGGCGCGACGAACTCGTCGCGCAGCAGCAACGGACCGCGCGGCGCTTCGGCGTGACCTACGATCGCTGGCAGAGCGAGCGCGAGCTGCACGAGACCGGCAAGGTGCGCGAGGGAATCGAGCATCTCCGCGAACTCGGCCTGACCTACGAGCACGACGGAGCGCTCTTCTTCCGCGCGACGCAGTTCGGCGACGACAAAGACCGCGTGCTGCTGCGCAGCGACGGGCGACCGACCTATTTTTGCATGGACGTCGCATACCACTATCAGAAACTGAAGAGCAACGACCGCGCCGTCGACATCCTCGGCCCCGACCATCACGGCTATATCGGCCGCCTCAAGGGCATTGCGTCGGCGCTCGGCTATCCCGGGCGTCTCGAGGTCGCGATCGCGCAGCAGGTCGCGCTGATGCGCGGCAGCGAGCAGATCTCGATGAGCAAACGCGCCGGCGAGATCGTGACGCTCGACGAGATCCTCGACGAGGTCGGCATCGATGCGGCACGCTTCTTCTTCGTCATGCTCGCGCCGGAATCGCCGCTGACCTTCGATCTCAAACTCGCGGTCGAGAAAGAGAGCGAGAATCCCGTCTACTACGTGCAGTACGGGCACGCGCGGATCGCCTCGGTCCTGCGGCGCGCGCTCGCCGACGACGTCGCTGCCGCTCCGACCGCGTCGCTCGCGCCGCTCGCGGACGCGTCGGAGCTGGCGCTGATGCGCCGGCTCTCGGAGTTCCCGAACGTCGTCGCCGGCGTCGTCGAACATCTCGCGCCGCACCGCCTCGCCCGCTACGCTCGCGACGTCGCCGCGGATTTCCACCAGTTTTACACGGAGTGTAAGATCCTCACGGACGAACGCGAGCTGCGGCTCGCGCGCCTCGCGCTCTGCATCGCCGCGAAAACCGTCCTGGCCCGCGCGCTCGCGCTCGCGGGCGTCGGCGCACCCGACTCGATGTAGTCCCGCGCGCCGTGCAGGGATTGCTCGCCGCCCTCTGGCTCCTCGGGCTCTTCGCTGCAGCGCCGGCGCTGCGCGCCGAAAGACGGTACCCTTTTGCCGACCGGCTGCGCGACGCGCTCGCGCTCGGCGTCGCGATTCCGCTCGCGCTCGGTTTCGTGCACGCCCTCTATTCGGCGACGTGCTGGATCGCGCTCGCCGCCTGCGCTGCGATCGGCTACGCGCGCGACCGCTCCGGCATCGTGCCGCGAACGCCGGCGTCGCCGGTGCCGTACGTTCTCATAGCGGCCCTCGCGGCGGTCGCGTGGCCGCAGCTGATGCGCCCGCTGCTCGACGGCGATTCGCTCTCGTATCATCTGCCGAACGCGGCGTCGTGGGTGCAGTCGCACTCGATCTGGACGACCGTGACGCGCTACTGGTGGTATCCGCCGGCCTCAGAACTCTTCGCAAGCGGCCTCTACGCGGCGTCCGGGCCCTTCGGCCTTCCGTGGTGCGGTTTGGGTGCGCTCGCGCTGCTCGGCTTTCGCATCGCGGCCTGGGCGCGCGAGAGCGGAGCGCAGCCGCTCCTCGCCGACGCGCTCGCGGCCGCGACGGTCACCGCCTATCCGCTCGCGCTTCAGGCAGGCACGCTTCAAAACGACGTATGGCTCGCCGCATTCTGGCTCGAATCGCTCTGGACGATCGGTCGCGACGACGCGCCCGCGATGCGTTCCGTGGCGATCGCCGCGCTAACCAAGCCGCAAGGCTGGATCTTCAGCGCGATCGCGCTCGTCGCCGCGCGCGCCAAGCCGAAGATCTGGATCGCGGCGGCAGCGGCAGTCGGCGTCTGGGGGATTCGCGACGTCCTTCTTTGGCGATATGCTATCCTCGCCCCGGCGAGCACCGCCTATGGAAGCACGTTCGCATCGAGCATTCTCGCGCACGGCATCGCGGGGCTTGCCCTCTTCGCGCGGGTCGCCTTCGTCGCGTCGCCGTTCGTTCTGCTTGCGATCGCCGCCGCTCTGCTCGGCCCGTTCTACGCGCGTCGCGACGCCCGGTTAGCGTGGAGCGGCTCCGCGGCGGCGCTGCTCTTTTTTGCGCTCCCATTCGGCTTCGCGAGCAACGTCGCGCAGCTCGCGACCGGCGCCTCGCTGCGCTTCGCCGCGCCGGCGATCGCTGCCGGCGCGCTGCTGCTCGCGAGGCCGGCTACGCGCGTAGCGACGATCGCCACGCTCCTCCTGTGGGCTTCGACGCTCTTCGGCGCGTTCGTCGTGCTCGCGCTCTTTGCCAACGACGCGCCGACGCTGCTCGCGCCGCTCGTTGCGTTGCTGGCGATCGGCGTCGTCGCGCTGACGCGTCGGCAGCGCGCGGCGTGGGCCATCCCCGCCGGCATCGTCGCGGGCGCGATCGCCGGGAGTCTGCTCGCCGCAAGCCATCCCGTCGATTTTTATGCCGACGCGCTGCGCGTTAGCGGGAGAGCGACCGGACTTTACGCCTGGATCGCGCGGCGGCAGCCGGATGCGATCGGAGGCACCGGACTCGCGCTCGGCGCGGTCAACGTTCTTTCGCCGCGCACGCGCACCGTCGAGGCCGGCGATGTTGCAGCCTGCGCGCTCGCCGGCCGCGATCGTCTCTGGCTCGTCGCCGTCGCCGAAGACGGACGGGCGGCCGCGTTCAACGCACGTCGCCTGCGCGATGCCCGCGCCTGCGGTGCGGTGCTCTACGACGACGGCAGCGCCGTCGTCGCATCGCCGTAGTCAGCGGTCGGGCGGCTCGAGCGAGGGCGGCTGCGAGAGGAAAGACGCCGGCGGGTAGGGTGCGGGAATCGGTGTGTAGGCTCGCGGGCTCTGCTTGAAATCGAAGGCATCGGACGGGAGGAGCCGCCTTACGGCGTGTTGCTTTGGCGCGACGCGATCCAGGGGGCGCCGAAGTAGCGCCAGAGTATCTTGATGAGCGCCGCGACCGGAATCCCGAGGATCAATCCGGGAATGCCGAAGAGCTCTCCGCCCGCGAAGACCGCGAACATCGCGCCGATCGGCGAGACGCCGACCGATTGCCCCATGATCTTTGGAACGAGCACGTTGTCGCTGATGCGCGCCATGCCGAACATGATCACCTGCACCCAGACGACCATCCACAGCCCCTGCGGCGCGCTCATCGGGACGGCAACGAGCTCGGCGACGAGCATGCCGACGATCGGGATCGCGTAGGCGACGCCCGAGATGATGCCGATGATGAGCGAGAACTTGAAGCCGATGATCGCCGTGCCGATCGCGATCACCGCCCCGGTGATCGCGCTGACGATCACCTGCCCCGAGATGTAGTTGCTGAAGAGATCGGTCACTTCGGCGGAGAGCTTGCGGGCCGTGTCCCGGCGCGACGGCGGAAAGGCCGACGCGAACGTCTCGGCGAGCTGCGTATCGTAGAGCAGGAAGAAGAACGAGAGAATGATCGCCGAGAAAGCGATGAAGAAGCCGGTCGAGACGTTGACCGCGATCGCTCCGAGCGAGGCGACGGTCGCGCTGACCACCGTCGAGAGTTGCGTGCCGCTGATCTTGCCGACGTTGAAATCCGAGGTCGGCAACTTCAGCGTCGGGAAGTGCTGGTCGAGCGAAGTCTCCACGCCGATCAGCCAGTTCTGCGCCATCGCCGCAAACGTCGGGATGTTCTGGGCGAGCAGTTGCGTCTGGTCGATCGCGAGCGGCACGACGATGACGAGGAAGAGCGCGACGACGAGCAGCATCGCGGAGAAGACGATCGCGATCGCGAGCCACTTGGGCATCCGCCGTTCGAGCCGCGCCGCCAGCGGCCGTACGCCGAACGCGATGAAGGCCGCGATCACGAAGACCGCGATCGTCCGCGGGATGTGACGCGCGAACCAGACGGCGAGCGCCACGACCACGATCGCGGCGACGGTGGCAGAGATCCGCCGCGCCAGGTCGCCGCCTACAGCGTTTTGCATAGGAGCCGGCGTTCGGTTTGGTAGCCGCCGCCCTCGTAGAGCCGGCGCGCGGCCTCGTTATCTTCGGTGACCATGAGTGACATATACGGTAAACCCCGCCGCCGGGCCTCATCCTCGGCCGCGGCCAGCAGGGCAGAGCCTATCCCCTCCCGTCTCGCGTCGGGCTCGACGGCCATGTAGGCGACGAACCCCTGCGGCATGAGCGTAACCTCGTCGGGAAGGTCGTCGAGCAGCATCAGGAAGCCGACCCGCTCGCCGTCTCGGCGGGCGATCAACGTGACGTGGGACTGACTCTCCACGAGGTCGCAGAGGCGATCGAAGGCCGCGCGCACGTTTGCTTCGGGGGCGGGGCGCTGCAAACCGACGCTCGACATCGCGCAGCGCCGCCCGAGCTCCGTCACGAACGCGCGGTCGGCCGCTGCCTCATCGCGCTCGCCGGCGCGCACGTCGATCGTCACAGGCGCCGCGATCCGAGGTCGGCGAGCGGCTCTCCCGCGCGGCACTGCGGACACTCGTCCGCATCGTAGGAGACGATCGGCAGATCGACGAGCGCGTGCACCGGAATTCCGGAGTCGAGATTCAGCGGCTGCCGCAATACGATCACGCCGACGCCGACGATTTGCGCGCCGCGGCCGCGGACGGCATCGATCGTCTCGCGCAGCGAGAGTCCGGTCGTCACGACGTCTTCGACGATGAGCGCGCGATCGTGCGGCGAAAGCGCGAAACCGCGCCGAAAGACCGCGACGCCGTTCTCTTTCTCGACGAAGATCGACTTCGTTCCGAGCCGGCGCGCGACTTCGTACGCGAGCAAGATGCCGCCGACCGCCGCTCCGACGACGACCGTCGGCTCGAGCGAGCGAAAGCGATCCGCAATCGCGGCCGCGACGGGTTCGAGCAGCACCGGATCCTCGAGGATGCGAAACTTCTGCACGAAGCGGTCGCTGTGGCGCCCCGAGCTCAAACGGAAGTGTCCCTGGAGCAGCGCGCCGCGCTCGGCGAGCGTCGTGCTCAGGTCGAGCTCGGCGCTCATGCGCGTACGGAGATCTCCTCGAGCATCGCGCGGGCGGCGGCGACCGGATCCTCCGCTTCGACGATCGGACGCCCGACGACGATGTAATCGGCTCCGGCCGCGACGGCCTCGGCGGGCGTCGTCACGCGCTTCTGATCGCCGTGAGCGCTGCCCGTCGGGCGAATGCCGGGCGTGAGCGTGAGAAAATCCTCGCCGAAGAAGCGCTTGAGGTCGCGCACCTCGCGAGCGCTGCAGACGACGCCCGAACAGCCCGCATCGCGCGCGAGCGCAGCCAAACGAATCGCGTTCTCGCCCGGCCCTCCCTGCAGGCCCAACTCGTTGAGATCCTCGGGCGCGATGCTCGTGAGGAGCGTCACCGCGAAGACGTGCGGCGCCTCGATGCCGAGCTCGGCCGCGCGTTCCTGCGCGGCGTCGACCGCCGCGCGCATCATCTCGAGCCCGCCGAGCGCGTGGACGTTCACGAGGTGCACGTTCGGCCGGACGAGCTGCGCCATCGCGGCGCCGACGGTGCGCGGGATGTCGTGCAGTTTCGCGTCCACGAAGACGCGCACGTCGCGCGCCTCGCAATACGTGAGAATCCGCTGCGGATAACCGCAGAGGGCCTCGAGGCCGATTTTCAGGATGACGTCGAGCTCGTAGAGTCGGTCCACGAGCGCCTCGGCCGCCTCGGCGCTCGGCACGTCGAGGGCGACGATCAGCTGGGCCATGCTCTCAACCTTCGTCTCCTTCGTATTGATGCGGGGTCGCGAACCCGTGGTTTGCCTTACCGACAATCGCGTCGATTCCCGCGAGGTTGCGGCGAGCGAGATACGCCTGCAGCTCGTCCGCAATGCGCTCGGGAATGCGCGGATCGGTGAAATTTGCCGTTCCGATCGAGATCGCGCTCGCACCTGCCAAGAAGAATTCGAGTGCGTCGGTGACGTTCTCGATGCCTCCCTGACCGACGATCGGAATCTTCACCGCCTGCGCGACCTCGTAGACGGCGAGCACCGCGATCGGCCGTATCGCGGCGCCCGAGAGGCCGCCGGTGACGTTGCCCAATCGCGGCCGCCACGTCTCGACGTCGATCGCCATGCCGCGCACGGTGTTGATCACCGCGAGCGCGTCGGCGCCGGCGGCTTCGGCCTCACGCGCGATGGTCGCGATGTCGGTGACGTTCGGCGAGAGTTTGACGATCAGCGTCTTGCCGGTCGTCGCCCGGGCCGCGCGCACGACCGCGGCGGTCAAGTCCGGATAGCAGCCGAAGGTCTCGCCCTCGCTCGCGACGTTCGGACAGGAGACGTTCAGCTCGACGGCCGCGATCTCGGGGCGCGCAGCGAGCCGCTCGCAGACGTACGCGTAATCCTCGACGGAGAACGCGGCGACGCTTCCCACGAGCTTGCAGGGGCGCTTTGCATACTTGTGGAGCTCGTGCTCGAGGTACCAATCGAGGCCGGGGTTCTGCAGGCCGATCGCGTTGAGCATGCCGGCGGGCGTGTGGACGATGCGCGGCGTCGGATTCCCCAGACGCGGCAGGCGGGTCACGCTCTTGAGGACGATGGCGCCGATCTTCGAGAGATCGGCGAACGGAGCGAACTCTTCACCGGTGCCGTAGCAGCCGCTGCCCATCAGGGTGGGGTAGGGCAGCTCGAGGCCGCCGATCTTCGTCGCCAGGCTGGGAGAGACGCTCACCAGCGAAGCTCGTCCGCCCAGAATACCGGCCCCTCCTTACAGACGCGCGCGTAGACGACGTCGCTGCCGCCGAGCGTCGCGGGTGGGAATCCCGGCGCCTGCGCGCTCGTCCCCGCGAGCGGAACGACGCAACCCCAACAGCCGCCGACGCCGCATCCGAAGGTCTCTTCGAGCGAGAGCTGCGCGCGCACCCCGAGCTCCATCGCGATTCGCGCGACGCCGCGCAGCATCGGCGACGGGCCGCACGCGTAGATGATCTGCGGCTTCTGCGCGCGCGCCAGCGCGTCCGTGATGAAGCCGCTTTCGCCGCGCGTTCCGTCATCGGTCGTCACGATCAATTCGCAGCCGGCATCGGCAAAGCGTTGCGCATCGACGAGCAACTCCGCCGTGCGCGCACCGTAGAAGAGACGCACTCGCGCTCCGGCGCACACGAGCCGCTGCGCGCAGAGCAGCACCGATGCGATGCCGACGCCGCCCGCCACGATCGCGACGTCCCGCTCGCCGCCGGAGCAATCGAAGCCGTTGCCGAGCGGACCGACGACGTCGAGCCGATCGCCGTCGCGCAGCTCGGCCAGCTCGTGCGTGCGCTTGCCCGTCACGAAGAAGAGCAGGCTCGCGAGCTTGCCTTCCGCTTCGTAGACGGCAAGCGCGGTAGCGGCCGTCTCCCCGCTCGGCGGTATCGCCATCACGTATTGGCCGGGCTGCGTCGCGGCCGCCAGCTGCGGCGCATCGAGCGACAAGAGCACCACGCCCGGCGCGAGAACTCGGCGTTGGAGCACCGTTGTCTCGTGAACGCCTGCGTGCAGGTCGAGCGTCGGCATACGTGTAGGTATTTTCTGCAAATTCTTAGAAAAATCTCTGGAAATCGCCACACTCCCTTGCGACGGGAGCCGTTATACTGTATAGAGAGCGTAAATACAAGGGAAAGGAGGGTCCGCAGATGGCAGGTCTCATCGTCTTCAAATCGCTAGCCGACGCACTTAGAGCGGGCTATCAGGTTTACGATCGGA includes:
- the pyrE gene encoding orotate phosphoribosyltransferase, which produces MSAELDLSTTLAERGALLQGHFRLSSGRHSDRFVQKFRILEDPVLLEPVAAAIADRFRSLEPTVVVGAAVGGILLAYEVARRLGTKSIFVEKENGVAVFRRGFALSPHDRALIVEDVVTTGLSLRETIDAVRGRGAQIVGVGVIVLRQPLNLDSGIPVHALVDLPIVSYDADECPQCRAGEPLADLGSRRL
- a CDS encoding dihydroorotate dehydrogenase, which codes for MSVSPSLATKIGGLELPYPTLMGSGCYGTGEEFAPFADLSKIGAIVLKSVTRLPRLGNPTPRIVHTPAGMLNAIGLQNPGLDWYLEHELHKYAKRPCKLVGSVAAFSVEDYAYVCERLAARPEIAAVELNVSCPNVASEGETFGCYPDLTAAVVRAARATTGKTLIVKLSPNVTDIATIAREAEAAGADALAVINTVRGMAIDVETWRPRLGNVTGGLSGAAIRPIAVLAVYEVAQAVKIPIVGQGGIENVTDALEFFLAGASAISIGTANFTDPRIPERIADELQAYLARRNLAGIDAIVGKANHGFATPHQYEGDEG
- the pyrF gene encoding orotidine-5'-phosphate decarboxylase; this translates as MAQLIVALDVPSAEAAEALVDRLYELDVILKIGLEALCGYPQRILTYCEARDVRVFVDAKLHDIPRTVGAAMAQLVRPNVHLVNVHALGGLEMMRAAVDAAQERAAELGIEAPHVFAVTLLTSIAPEDLNELGLQGGPGENAIRLAALARDAGCSGVVCSAREVRDLKRFFGEDFLTLTPGIRPTGSAHGDQKRVTTPAEAVAAGADYIVVGRPIVEAEDPVAAARAMLEEISVRA